A genomic segment from Salmo trutta chromosome 38, fSalTru1.1, whole genome shotgun sequence encodes:
- the LOC115178597 gene encoding zinc finger and BTB domain-containing protein 44: MSSIKYSPSAKEEVCWTEKEALGLNIAVKEEEEEDVTVIGEEEDFRIKKEEEEDITLKEEKEPFGMKEGIQYVTVEEEEVEASRIKKEEEEDVEEREPFGVEEGIEAVTVEEEEVEASRIKKEEEEDVEEREPFGVEEEEVEAFRMEEEYTTLKEEEAVTVKEEKEPFGVEEDAPSIKKEYILGVKEKEEIGEETEDLINTRERPHSHSDKSPSGEPDPEKSSSGEPDLGKSPSGEPDPEKSSSGEPDLGKSPSEEPDLGKSPSGEPDPETAKPVGRHCCSHCGRRFTKLHNLKEHERTHTGEKPFQCSQCGKSFSRLDSLKMHENPLWREALPMLLLCNEFFTITGPQKA, from the exons ATGAGCTCGATAAAATACTCCCCCTCTGccaaagaagaggtctgctggacagagaaagaagctctggggctgaacattgccgtgaaagaagaagaagaggaggatgttacagtgatAGGAGAGGAAGAAGATTTCAGAATTaaaaaggaggaagaagaggatattacattgaaagaagagaaagaacctTTTGGAATGAAAGAGGGAATACAGTATGTAacagtggaagaggaggaggtagaagctTCCAGAAttaaaaaggaggaagaggaggatgttgaaGAGAGAGAACCATTTGGAGTGGAAGAGGggatagaggctgtcacagtggaagaggaggaggtagaagctTCCAGAAttaaaaaggaggaagaggaggatgttgaaGAGAGAGAACCATTtggagtggaagaggaggaggtagaagctttcagaatggaagaggagtataccacattgaaagaggaggaggctgttacagtgaaagaagagaaagaaccgTTTGGAGTGGAAGAGGACGCTCCCTCAATAAAAAAGGAGTACATTTTGGGAGTGAAAGAAAAGGAAGAAATTGGGGAGGAGACTGAAGAcctgattaacacca gagagagaccacACTCTCACTCTGACAAGAGTCCTTCgggggaaccagacccagagaaGAGTTCTTCAGGGGAACCAGACTTAGGGAAGAGTCCTTCgggggaaccagacccagagaaGAGTTCTTCAGGGGAACCAGACttagggaagagtccttcagaggAACCAGACTTAGGGAAGAGTCCTTCgggggaaccagacccagagacggCCAAACCAGTAGGACGACACtgctgctcccactgtggaaggAGATTTACCAAGTTACACAACCTAAAAGAGcacgagaggacacacacaggagaaaagcctttccaatgttcccagtgtggaaagagttttagccgGTTAGACAGCCTGAAAATGCACGAGAAtccactctggagagaagccttaccaatgCTCCTATTGTGTAATGAGTTTTTCACGATCACAGGCCCTCAaaaggcatga